ggttttctttttatattcacatTGTTACTGCTATAGAAACACAATCTGAATCAAAACCGTTCTCCATTCAGAAATTATCCTTCGTTGTGTGTCTACGTCTCTTTTGTTCTGTGTTTCCAACCAGggaatgaatattttttcctttcatcacttatgatttcaattatttgaCAAATTGAGAACATGTCATCAAGAATATAGTATGTGTTTCAAGGACAATAATTTTCTCACTGGACTGCACTCACATCTTCCTTTTACTTCAGCAAACAGCAGTGATCATGATAACATGTCCCTTCATAAATCAGGATAAATATTTAAGAGCTATTGTGGGTGGAACATCTCTGATAATCCAGACATTGAGACACAATCTTACCTGAACGAAAGCTCAGTTTGCTAAAacccatttaaaattatttcaaaattatttggaatCAAGAATGCTGGACCATATATTTATATGAACTGCAAAATATATCCCCCCAAGTATTCATAAACATAGATTAGGTAATTGGTAATCTGTCAccttgtatacttttttttttaaattgggatgAGAATCAATATGCCTCTTCTCCCTGCAGGCCTCCCGGATACCCCACCTTTGTTCTTTGCTCACAAGAATGGGATGCAGCCCTCAGACTGGGTGGGAATCAAGATATCTGTCCTCCACATGATTTTACATTCTGATGCTAAAAACTACTTAGATTGCCTTTATCTGAATCTCTTTTTGAAAATCAGGGGTTTGAGTCTCAGTGCTGAGACAAATCTCCCTTGGAATTACACTCTATAACAGCTTCTTTGGTTGGATTTTATGCCTAGACTATGTATAGAAACTGAAAATCCTAGGAAAAGTCCTGAAATGCAAATATTCTtgggtaatttcttttttatttttcatttacacTTGCTATcacaaaattatattattttattttaattttcgtTTAGTTTGTAATCTGTAaatcagataaatgaataaattggctctttttttttttacaacttaaaTCCTTTGACAGTCTATTTGCTGCATAATTTTCAAGCATTCTTTGCTTTTAATGTGCCTGAACCTATTTTAgttaaatatgtacaatttatttttgtCCACAGGGCAAGAAAGATTATCTttagtttttaggttttttttagagagagagaagagggagtggggcagaagctgagggagagaatcttaagcaggttccatgcctgacacagggctctctCCTGTTCTTCTTTCAGGATGATCTGGacaaattctgttttattcgGGACTGTGTTTTCAGGatagataatttatttaaaaatatcagtttgtggagcgcctgggtggctcgtttagttaagcatccaactcgatttcagcccaggtcatcatctcagagtgCACATTATAAcgcacatgtttatttttaaaaaatcatgtaaattatattcattttgttaTCTAATAGTATAACTGACAATAATAAAATTGCTTCTTTAACAGCAAACTAACATTTAAATATCCCTGAATCATTAATGGTAATGTTGAAAATCTACCCTATTATTCATGTtatagaattatttacaatagatttcaaaaatgagaaatataaaaaagcagcATAACTCTCAGTGTCAGGAATAATTAATATTACTTATTCAATAACATCAATCTGCTTTTTGGTCAATTTTATGGTATTGTTCTCATGATGCTAATTTTGTATAGattcatggtttctttcttttcagatacTGAACCCATCTGTTTACAATATATGCCCGTCCAAAACACATGGAGAGCCAGAGGAATGTCTCAGAATTCATTCTTTTGGGACTTTCGCATGACCAGAACATGCAAATATTTTGCTTTGTGCTCTTCTTATTCTGTTATGCTGCTCTCTTGGTAGGAAACCTTCTGATCCTTGTCTCTATTCGATGCAGCCCTCTTTTTCACCAACCGATGTACTACTTCCTCAGCCACTTATCCACTTTGGACATCTGCTATACCTCTAGCGTTACACCCAAATTAATTGCTGACCTGCTAGTGGAAAGAAAAGCCATCTCCTATGGTAATTGTATGTTACAGGTCTTTGCCATGCACTTCTTTGGAACGATTGAGGTTTTAATCCTTACAGTCATGGCCTTTGATCGCTATGCTGCCATCTGCAAACCTCTCCACTACCTGCTTATCATGAACAGGACAAGGTGTAATCTCCTAGTCTTAGCTGCTTGGGCTGGTGGGGCTGTCCACTCCTTTCCTCAATTTTGTATGGTAATCAGGTTGCCCTTCTGTGGGCCTAATGAGATTGATCACTATTTCTGTGATATATTTCCTTTGCTAAAGGTTGCCTGCACTGATACCTACATCACTGGTGTCCTTATGGTTGCCAATTCGGGAATGGTTACCTTGGTgacatttgtggttttatttttttcttatgtcatTATATTATTCACTTTAAGAAATCACTCAGCGGAAGGAAGACGCAAAGCCCTCTCTACCTGTGGATCTCACATCAcagttatagttttattttttgggcCTTCCATCTTTGCCTACCTTAGACCTCCAACCAATTTCCCTGAGGATAAAATATTTGCTCTGTTTTACACCATCATTGCTCCTATGTTCAATCCCTTAATCTATACTCTGAGAAATTCAGAGATGAAAAATGCCATGAGAAAATTTTGGTGTCAAACATGAGAGCTCAACATCATTTTAGCAAAAGAGAGGGGCAGCTACATGCGGATAGGGGAGGGAGGAAACCATCTGACAGGGCAATTCTCATACTGGTATCATGTTATGAGTGACAGAATTTAGGACTTAGAGTTTCATAATAactcaaagaaatattaattcaACCATACAAACATAAGCTTAAAACATAGTTAATTTTGTGGATTTTGAGGTGGCATGAGCGAGTTTACATGCATAAAGAGTTATATGTGCAGTTAAGACAATGCCATATGAGCTGTGAATTATGatgtagaaaagaaaattctaataatAATTGTATTAGAAAAGTCAGGTTTGGTGGCTAGACCACATGATGAAACACTCTGGATGGCAAAGGAGTAGTTAAAACCCATGATTTTATAACCAAGTTTTGGTTCATGATAGGATCTTCACCTAAGTGAACTCAAGTGGTATTTAGAAGTGAATTTCACATCAAGAAGTTTGCATTATAGAACCTGATTTAAAGCGATTCCCTGTTTTTAAACTCTTGGCTACACAtcggaaataaaaaataaactagtacggcagcccagtggctcagcggtagagcacTGCGTTCAGCCAGGGCGTgtttctggagacccgggatcaagtcccccgtcgggctccctgcgtggagcctgcttctccctctgcctgtgtctctgcctctctctgtgtgtttctcatgaataaataaataaaatctttaaaaaatatatatatatatatattactggtAAAAATTGATTGAAATCAGTCACTCAGGATATTAAAAATGCACTCACTGCTCTTGTACTGTTGGCTCACGTACAAAATCCATAAAGGAACTGCTATCTATGAAATGCCAGAAATTAGTATTAAGTCTCTGTTTATTAGACCCAGAGACTTTCTTATGTTCACAagtaaaacataagcaaaaagcaaataagagctcaaacaaacaaaaacttcaatCAAAAAACCCCGTGACATAAGTCATGGAAATGAGTGGAAATACAAATCATCTTTGTAAATAACCTGAAGAGTAGATGCATGAGAAATATTTCCTAGaggaacctgaaaaaaaaattcgaTGTGATCTGTTAATTTGAATGTCTGACgagatacaaaaagaaatgacTTCTTGGAAACCAGAGCAAGTATCCTAAAGACAGAAGAAATTGTGTAACCGGGATAGGATGATGATGAAAATACACAAGGATGGTTTTGTCCATATAAATGCAATACTAAAATTATAATGATTATATAAGGCCCtatacagaaggaaggaagggtggaaaAATTGACTAGGGAAATGtaattcatttgtgtttttatagcAGAGACTAACTGGCCAGATGACTAGTTGGTCGAGTtactaataaaacaaaaatattgccaGATTTAAAAGTTCAAGCTTTACCCCTTATTTAATGTTTATCTTTTACCAAATTTACTCAGTTTACCATTCTGCAGTTCTGCTCAGATAATATCACTACATACGTGATATAAAGTCCCTTTTGAAACTGGTGTGCAAAGACACCTGTGTTGTACTATCTTAGTGATTGCTATTTCAGGGATggtagggtggtggtggtggcagcctTTTCTGTTGTCTTGGTGGCTTCTTACATATTCATATCACATAATCTTAGGACCCACTATTCCACCAGGTAATGCAAAGCTCTCTCCACCTGCAGCTCTCATGTAATGGTGGTAGTTTTATTCTTCATGCCCTGTATCTGTACTTAGGTTCTACCTGCAGGGAGTGAGAACAGAGATGAGGAACTCTCCATATTTACACTGTGATCGCCCTCATGCTGAATCCACTTAACTGGATTTTGAGAAAGATAGAGATGAAAATTGCCATGGGGAATGTGTGGTCTACAATGACACATCAGATTTCATGTAAATAAGGTAGGATTCATTGTACTTTCAATCCTGTATACCAAAGGCCTGTATTATTTGAGATATTATACAAAGCATATAAGCTTTCTTTGGGCGCTTGGGTTAAATTACCTTTGACTGACGTTACGTGAACCAAAGAAGCAAGTGACTGTGAATCAGATTGCAATCTGTCACCTCTATGGATCGAAATAGTTCCACGTGTGACCATCTGTATGTGAGGAAGCAAGAAATGTCCTTCTGGAGTACATCACTGATTGATCATATCACTCCTTTCCCCCCAAATCTGTAAGGGATCCTATTTTCCTTGGAATCCACCCAACCTTCCTGCTTCTTTATCAGAAATATTCCATAAATCATTTGAGTCTAATTTGCCATTCTCAGAAGTCTCTATGTTGGTTGAGTGTGTGGTGTTACAATGACAGGCATTGAGGTCAGAGAGAAGTGGGTATATACTGACCACTAACTTTTATCTCTGGGTCTTGGCAATTTGCTTTCATATTATGagtctcccttttaaaaatatctataaaatggtgTGATATTGTACTTCCCAAAGATGTAATGTTACTTTGGCTAACACAAGTGAAGTTTTAACATGGCACATGGCTACCAGACTCATGatagttatttttcctctttctttgtttttctctctgtgtgccccTTTGCTCAGATGTTTTCATCCAGGTATTCTGAGTCCACCTTCATTCTCCAAACACACTCTAGAATCTATTTGTTCTGTGGCTGTATTTCAACtatggaatttcctggtcagcagTACAAAATTTAATGATAGACCCCATCCATCCCCCTTAGGAGGGCAACTTTGCCTGAAACAGTGCActcttcctttt
This is a stretch of genomic DNA from Canis aureus isolate CA01 chromosome 21, VMU_Caureus_v.1.0, whole genome shotgun sequence. It encodes these proteins:
- the LOC144293290 gene encoding olfactory receptor 4P4-like, with the translated sequence MESQRNVSEFILLGLSHDQNMQIFCFVLFLFCYAALLVGNLLILVSIRCSPLFHQPMYYFLSHLSTLDICYTSSVTPKLIADLLVERKAISYGNCMLQVFAMHFFGTIEVLILTVMAFDRYAAICKPLHYLLIMNRTRCNLLVLAAWAGGAVHSFPQFCMVIRLPFCGPNEIDHYFCDIFPLLKVACTDTYITGVLMVANSGMVTLVTFVVLFFSYVIILFTLRNHSAEGRRKALSTCGSHITVIVLFFGPSIFAYLRPPTNFPEDKIFALFYTIIAPMFNPLIYTLRNSEMKNAMRKFWCQT